From Alligator mississippiensis isolate rAllMis1 chromosome 9, rAllMis1, whole genome shotgun sequence, one genomic window encodes:
- the STAU1 gene encoding double-stranded RNA-binding protein Staufen homolog 1 isoform X1 — MSQVQIQNPSAALSGSQILNKNQSLSQPLSIPSTTSSLPSENAGRPIQNSALPSASVTSTSAAAAPSNMANPKEKTPMCLVNELARFNKIQPEYKLLSEQGPAHSKVFTVQLTLGDQHWEAEGTSIKKAQHAAAAKALEGTKFPKPTARPSRSEGKNPDSVTPTVELNALCMKLGKKPMYKPIDPYTGMRSTYNYNIRGGAYPPRYFYPFPVGPLLYQVELSIGGQQFHGKGRTRQAAKHDAAAKALKVLQNEPLPEKPEVNGKEPDDENLNKSEISQVFEIALKRNLPVNFEFFPLKQVTKESGPPHMKSFVTKVSVGEFMGEGEGKSKKISKKNAAIAVLEELKKLPPLPTVEKMKPRIKKKTKSIVKLQTSPEYGQGMNPISRLAQIQQAKKEKEPEYMLITERGLPRRREFVMQVKVGVHTAEGMGTNKKVAKRNAAENMLELLGFKVPQPQPPKPALKTEEKTPVKKPGDGRKVTFFEPGCEETSTSNKDDEFRMPYLSHQQLPAGILPMVPEVAQAVGANQGHHTKEFSRAAPNPAKATVTAMIARELLYGGTSPTAETILKNNNSSSHVPHGPLTRPSEQLDFLSNVQGIQVEYKDFPKNNKNEFVSLINCSSQPPLISHGIGKDVESCHDMAALNILKLLSELDQQSTEMPRTGNGPMSVCVKQEMESDPLLKPANSNTLGQTLDSTA, encoded by the exons ATGTCTCAAGTTCAAATTCAGAATCCATCTGCTGCCCTTTCGGGGAGCCAAATCTTGAATAAGAAccagtctctctctcagcctTTGAGTATTCCTTCTACCACTAGTTCCCTGCCCTCTGAAAATGCAGGTAGACCTATTCAAAATTCTGCTTTACCCTCTGCATCTGTTACATCCACCAGTGCAGCTGCAG CTCCTTCTAACATGGCAAACCCCAAAGAGAAAACCCCAATGTGTCTTGTGAATGAGTTAGCCCGTTTCAACAAGATTCAGCCTGAGTATAAGCTTTTGAGTGAGCAAGGTCCAGCTCATTCTAAG GTGTTTACAGTGCAGCTGACTCTTGGGGACCAGCACTGGGAAGCTGAAGGAACTAGTATTAAAAAAGCTCAACATGCGGCAGCTGCCAAAGCATTGGAAGGGACAAAATTTCCTAAACCTACAGCTCGTCCATCTCGTAGCGAAGGAAAGAACCCAG ATAGTGTAACCCCCACAGTGGAGCTCAATGCACTTTGCATGAAGCTGGGAAAGAAACCTATGTACAAACCTATTGATCCTTATACAGGGATGAGATCCACCTACAACTATAATATAAGAGGTGGTGCTTATCCGCCACG GTACTTTTACCCATTTCCTGTTGGACCCTTACTTTATCAAGTTGAGCTCTCTATTGGAGGACAGCAATTTCATGGGAAAGGAAGAACAAGACAGGCTGCTAAGCATGATGCAGCTGCTAAAGCACTGAAAGTTTTGCAGAATGAGCCCCTGCCTGAAAAACCAGAG GTTAATGGaaaagaaccagatgatgaaaaTCTCAATAAATCTGAAATAAGCCAAGTTTTTGAGATTGCACTTAAAAGGAACTTGCCTGTGAATTTTGAG TTTTTCCCTCTGAAACAGGTGACCAAGGAAAGTGGTCCTCCCCACATGAAGAGCTTTGTAACCAAGGTGTCGGTTGGGGAATTTATGGGTGAAGGTGAAGGAAAAAGCAAGAAGATCTCTAAGAAAAATGCCGCAATAGCAGTCCTAGAAGAACTGAAAAAACTGCCCCCCCTTCCTACGGTTGAGAAAATGAAGCCACgaatcaaaaagaaaacaaaatcaatagTGAAA CTGCAAACAAGCCCAGAATATGGCCAAGGAATGAATCCTATTAGCAGACTTGCTCAGATACAGCAggccaaaaaagaaaaggagccaGAGTATATGCTCATCACAGAACGTGGTCTTCCAAGGCGCAGGGAATTTGTTATGCAG GTGAAAGTTGGTGTGCACACAGCTGAAGGAATGGGTACGAACAAGAAAGTAGCTAAACGCAATGCAGCTGAAAACATGTTGGAGCTTTTAGGTTTCAAAGTCCCTCAACCTCAACCCCCTAAACCAGCATTAAAAACGGAAGAGAAG ACACCAGTAAAGAAACCAGGTGATGGAAGAAAAGTAACCTTCTTTGAACCAGGCTGTGAAGAAACTTCAACTA GTAATAAAGATGATGAGTTTAGGATGCCTTATCTCAGCCATCAGCAGCTTCCAGCTGGAATTCTTCCCATGGTCCCTGAGGTTGCACAAGCTGTAGGAGCCAATCAAGGACATCACACCAAAGAGTTCAGTAGGgcagcccccaaccctgccaagGCTACAGTAACGGCCATGATTGCTAGAGAGCTATTATATGGTGGTACTTCTCCTACTGCTGAGACCATATTAAAGAATAACAACTCATCAAGCCACGTACCCCATGGACCACTCACTAGACCCTCTGAACAGTTGGACTTTCTTTCCAATGTTCAGGGCATCCAG GTTGAATATAAAGACTTTCCCAAAAATAACAAGAATGAGTTTGTATCTCTTATAAACTGTTCCTCTCAGCCACCACTGATCAGTCATGGAATTGGAAAGGATGTAGAATCTTGCCATGATATG GCTGCACTGAACATTTTAAAGTTGCTGTCTGAGTTGGACCAACAAAGTACAGAGATGCCAAGAACAGGAAATGGACCAATGTCTGT ATGTGTGAAACAAGAAAtggaaagcgaccctctcctcaAACCGGCTAACTCAAACACTTTGGGACAAACACTGGACAGCACTGCCTAA
- the STAU1 gene encoding double-stranded RNA-binding protein Staufen homolog 1 isoform X5 translates to MSQVQIQNPSAALSGSQILNKNQSLSQPLSIPSTTSSLPSENAGRPIQNSALPSASVTSTSAAAAPSNMANPKEKTPMCLVNELARFNKIQPEYKLLSEQGPAHSKVFTVQLTLGDQHWEAEGTSIKKAQHAAAAKALEGTKFPKPTARPSRSEGKNPDSVTPTVELNALCMKLGKKPMYKPIDPYTGMRSTYNYNIRGGAYPPRYFYPFPVGPLLYQVELSIGGQQFHGKGRTRQAAKHDAAAKALKVLQNEPLPEKPEVNGKEPDDENLNKSEISQVFEIALKRNLPVNFEFFPLKQVTKESGPPHMKSFVTKVSVGEFMGEGEGKSKKISKKNAAIAVLEELKKLPPLPTVEKMKPRIKKKTKSIVKVKVGVHTAEGMGTNKKVAKRNAAENMLELLGFKVPQPQPPKPALKTEEKTPVKKPGDGRKVTFFEPGCEETSTSNKDDEFRMPYLSHQQLPAGILPMVPEVAQAVGANQGHHTKEFSRAAPNPAKATVTAMIARELLYGGTSPTAETILKNNNSSSHVPHGPLTRPSEQLDFLSNVQGIQVEYKDFPKNNKNEFVSLINCSSQPPLISHGIGKDVESCHDMAALNILKLLSELDQQSTEMPRTGNGPMSVCVKQEMESDPLLKPANSNTLGQTLDSTA, encoded by the exons ATGTCTCAAGTTCAAATTCAGAATCCATCTGCTGCCCTTTCGGGGAGCCAAATCTTGAATAAGAAccagtctctctctcagcctTTGAGTATTCCTTCTACCACTAGTTCCCTGCCCTCTGAAAATGCAGGTAGACCTATTCAAAATTCTGCTTTACCCTCTGCATCTGTTACATCCACCAGTGCAGCTGCAG CTCCTTCTAACATGGCAAACCCCAAAGAGAAAACCCCAATGTGTCTTGTGAATGAGTTAGCCCGTTTCAACAAGATTCAGCCTGAGTATAAGCTTTTGAGTGAGCAAGGTCCAGCTCATTCTAAG GTGTTTACAGTGCAGCTGACTCTTGGGGACCAGCACTGGGAAGCTGAAGGAACTAGTATTAAAAAAGCTCAACATGCGGCAGCTGCCAAAGCATTGGAAGGGACAAAATTTCCTAAACCTACAGCTCGTCCATCTCGTAGCGAAGGAAAGAACCCAG ATAGTGTAACCCCCACAGTGGAGCTCAATGCACTTTGCATGAAGCTGGGAAAGAAACCTATGTACAAACCTATTGATCCTTATACAGGGATGAGATCCACCTACAACTATAATATAAGAGGTGGTGCTTATCCGCCACG GTACTTTTACCCATTTCCTGTTGGACCCTTACTTTATCAAGTTGAGCTCTCTATTGGAGGACAGCAATTTCATGGGAAAGGAAGAACAAGACAGGCTGCTAAGCATGATGCAGCTGCTAAAGCACTGAAAGTTTTGCAGAATGAGCCCCTGCCTGAAAAACCAGAG GTTAATGGaaaagaaccagatgatgaaaaTCTCAATAAATCTGAAATAAGCCAAGTTTTTGAGATTGCACTTAAAAGGAACTTGCCTGTGAATTTTGAG TTTTTCCCTCTGAAACAGGTGACCAAGGAAAGTGGTCCTCCCCACATGAAGAGCTTTGTAACCAAGGTGTCGGTTGGGGAATTTATGGGTGAAGGTGAAGGAAAAAGCAAGAAGATCTCTAAGAAAAATGCCGCAATAGCAGTCCTAGAAGAACTGAAAAAACTGCCCCCCCTTCCTACGGTTGAGAAAATGAAGCCACgaatcaaaaagaaaacaaaatcaatagTGAAA GTGAAAGTTGGTGTGCACACAGCTGAAGGAATGGGTACGAACAAGAAAGTAGCTAAACGCAATGCAGCTGAAAACATGTTGGAGCTTTTAGGTTTCAAAGTCCCTCAACCTCAACCCCCTAAACCAGCATTAAAAACGGAAGAGAAG ACACCAGTAAAGAAACCAGGTGATGGAAGAAAAGTAACCTTCTTTGAACCAGGCTGTGAAGAAACTTCAACTA GTAATAAAGATGATGAGTTTAGGATGCCTTATCTCAGCCATCAGCAGCTTCCAGCTGGAATTCTTCCCATGGTCCCTGAGGTTGCACAAGCTGTAGGAGCCAATCAAGGACATCACACCAAAGAGTTCAGTAGGgcagcccccaaccctgccaagGCTACAGTAACGGCCATGATTGCTAGAGAGCTATTATATGGTGGTACTTCTCCTACTGCTGAGACCATATTAAAGAATAACAACTCATCAAGCCACGTACCCCATGGACCACTCACTAGACCCTCTGAACAGTTGGACTTTCTTTCCAATGTTCAGGGCATCCAG GTTGAATATAAAGACTTTCCCAAAAATAACAAGAATGAGTTTGTATCTCTTATAAACTGTTCCTCTCAGCCACCACTGATCAGTCATGGAATTGGAAAGGATGTAGAATCTTGCCATGATATG GCTGCACTGAACATTTTAAAGTTGCTGTCTGAGTTGGACCAACAAAGTACAGAGATGCCAAGAACAGGAAATGGACCAATGTCTGT ATGTGTGAAACAAGAAAtggaaagcgaccctctcctcaAACCGGCTAACTCAAACACTTTGGGACAAACACTGGACAGCACTGCCTAA
- the STAU1 gene encoding double-stranded RNA-binding protein Staufen homolog 1 isoform X4, with translation MSQVQIQNPSAALSGSQILNKNQSLSQPLSIPSTTSSLPSENAGRPIQNSALPSASVTSTSAAAAPSNMANPKEKTPMCLVNELARFNKIQPEYKLLSEQGPAHSKVFTVQLTLGDQHWEAEGTSIKKAQHAAAAKALEGTKFPKPTARPSRSEGKNPDSVTPTVELNALCMKLGKKPMYKPIDPYTGMRSTYNYNIRGGAYPPRYFYPFPVGPLLYQVELSIGGQQFHGKGRTRQAAKHDAAAKALKVLQNEPLPEKPEVTKESGPPHMKSFVTKVSVGEFMGEGEGKSKKISKKNAAIAVLEELKKLPPLPTVEKMKPRIKKKTKSIVKLQTSPEYGQGMNPISRLAQIQQAKKEKEPEYMLITERGLPRRREFVMQVKVGVHTAEGMGTNKKVAKRNAAENMLELLGFKVPQPQPPKPALKTEEKTPVKKPGDGRKVTFFEPGCEETSTSNKDDEFRMPYLSHQQLPAGILPMVPEVAQAVGANQGHHTKEFSRAAPNPAKATVTAMIARELLYGGTSPTAETILKNNNSSSHVPHGPLTRPSEQLDFLSNVQGIQVEYKDFPKNNKNEFVSLINCSSQPPLISHGIGKDVESCHDMAALNILKLLSELDQQSTEMPRTGNGPMSVCVKQEMESDPLLKPANSNTLGQTLDSTA, from the exons ATGTCTCAAGTTCAAATTCAGAATCCATCTGCTGCCCTTTCGGGGAGCCAAATCTTGAATAAGAAccagtctctctctcagcctTTGAGTATTCCTTCTACCACTAGTTCCCTGCCCTCTGAAAATGCAGGTAGACCTATTCAAAATTCTGCTTTACCCTCTGCATCTGTTACATCCACCAGTGCAGCTGCAG CTCCTTCTAACATGGCAAACCCCAAAGAGAAAACCCCAATGTGTCTTGTGAATGAGTTAGCCCGTTTCAACAAGATTCAGCCTGAGTATAAGCTTTTGAGTGAGCAAGGTCCAGCTCATTCTAAG GTGTTTACAGTGCAGCTGACTCTTGGGGACCAGCACTGGGAAGCTGAAGGAACTAGTATTAAAAAAGCTCAACATGCGGCAGCTGCCAAAGCATTGGAAGGGACAAAATTTCCTAAACCTACAGCTCGTCCATCTCGTAGCGAAGGAAAGAACCCAG ATAGTGTAACCCCCACAGTGGAGCTCAATGCACTTTGCATGAAGCTGGGAAAGAAACCTATGTACAAACCTATTGATCCTTATACAGGGATGAGATCCACCTACAACTATAATATAAGAGGTGGTGCTTATCCGCCACG GTACTTTTACCCATTTCCTGTTGGACCCTTACTTTATCAAGTTGAGCTCTCTATTGGAGGACAGCAATTTCATGGGAAAGGAAGAACAAGACAGGCTGCTAAGCATGATGCAGCTGCTAAAGCACTGAAAGTTTTGCAGAATGAGCCCCTGCCTGAAAAACCAGAG GTGACCAAGGAAAGTGGTCCTCCCCACATGAAGAGCTTTGTAACCAAGGTGTCGGTTGGGGAATTTATGGGTGAAGGTGAAGGAAAAAGCAAGAAGATCTCTAAGAAAAATGCCGCAATAGCAGTCCTAGAAGAACTGAAAAAACTGCCCCCCCTTCCTACGGTTGAGAAAATGAAGCCACgaatcaaaaagaaaacaaaatcaatagTGAAA CTGCAAACAAGCCCAGAATATGGCCAAGGAATGAATCCTATTAGCAGACTTGCTCAGATACAGCAggccaaaaaagaaaaggagccaGAGTATATGCTCATCACAGAACGTGGTCTTCCAAGGCGCAGGGAATTTGTTATGCAG GTGAAAGTTGGTGTGCACACAGCTGAAGGAATGGGTACGAACAAGAAAGTAGCTAAACGCAATGCAGCTGAAAACATGTTGGAGCTTTTAGGTTTCAAAGTCCCTCAACCTCAACCCCCTAAACCAGCATTAAAAACGGAAGAGAAG ACACCAGTAAAGAAACCAGGTGATGGAAGAAAAGTAACCTTCTTTGAACCAGGCTGTGAAGAAACTTCAACTA GTAATAAAGATGATGAGTTTAGGATGCCTTATCTCAGCCATCAGCAGCTTCCAGCTGGAATTCTTCCCATGGTCCCTGAGGTTGCACAAGCTGTAGGAGCCAATCAAGGACATCACACCAAAGAGTTCAGTAGGgcagcccccaaccctgccaagGCTACAGTAACGGCCATGATTGCTAGAGAGCTATTATATGGTGGTACTTCTCCTACTGCTGAGACCATATTAAAGAATAACAACTCATCAAGCCACGTACCCCATGGACCACTCACTAGACCCTCTGAACAGTTGGACTTTCTTTCCAATGTTCAGGGCATCCAG GTTGAATATAAAGACTTTCCCAAAAATAACAAGAATGAGTTTGTATCTCTTATAAACTGTTCCTCTCAGCCACCACTGATCAGTCATGGAATTGGAAAGGATGTAGAATCTTGCCATGATATG GCTGCACTGAACATTTTAAAGTTGCTGTCTGAGTTGGACCAACAAAGTACAGAGATGCCAAGAACAGGAAATGGACCAATGTCTGT ATGTGTGAAACAAGAAAtggaaagcgaccctctcctcaAACCGGCTAACTCAAACACTTTGGGACAAACACTGGACAGCACTGCCTAA
- the STAU1 gene encoding double-stranded RNA-binding protein Staufen homolog 1 isoform X3 — MSQVQIQNPSAALSGSQILNKNQSLSQPLSIPSTTSSLPSENAGRPIQNSALPSASVTSTSAAAAPSNMANPKEKTPMCLVNELARFNKIQPEYKLLSEQGPAHSKVFTVQLTLGDQHWEAEGTSIKKAQHAAAAKALEGTKFPKPTARPSRSEGKNPDSVTPTVELNALCMKLGKKPMYKPIDPYTGMRSTYNYNIRGGAYPPRYFYPFPVGPLLYQVELSIGGQQFHGKGRTRQAAKHDAAAKALKVLQNEPLPEKPEFFPLKQVTKESGPPHMKSFVTKVSVGEFMGEGEGKSKKISKKNAAIAVLEELKKLPPLPTVEKMKPRIKKKTKSIVKLQTSPEYGQGMNPISRLAQIQQAKKEKEPEYMLITERGLPRRREFVMQVKVGVHTAEGMGTNKKVAKRNAAENMLELLGFKVPQPQPPKPALKTEEKTPVKKPGDGRKVTFFEPGCEETSTSNKDDEFRMPYLSHQQLPAGILPMVPEVAQAVGANQGHHTKEFSRAAPNPAKATVTAMIARELLYGGTSPTAETILKNNNSSSHVPHGPLTRPSEQLDFLSNVQGIQVEYKDFPKNNKNEFVSLINCSSQPPLISHGIGKDVESCHDMAALNILKLLSELDQQSTEMPRTGNGPMSVCVKQEMESDPLLKPANSNTLGQTLDSTA, encoded by the exons ATGTCTCAAGTTCAAATTCAGAATCCATCTGCTGCCCTTTCGGGGAGCCAAATCTTGAATAAGAAccagtctctctctcagcctTTGAGTATTCCTTCTACCACTAGTTCCCTGCCCTCTGAAAATGCAGGTAGACCTATTCAAAATTCTGCTTTACCCTCTGCATCTGTTACATCCACCAGTGCAGCTGCAG CTCCTTCTAACATGGCAAACCCCAAAGAGAAAACCCCAATGTGTCTTGTGAATGAGTTAGCCCGTTTCAACAAGATTCAGCCTGAGTATAAGCTTTTGAGTGAGCAAGGTCCAGCTCATTCTAAG GTGTTTACAGTGCAGCTGACTCTTGGGGACCAGCACTGGGAAGCTGAAGGAACTAGTATTAAAAAAGCTCAACATGCGGCAGCTGCCAAAGCATTGGAAGGGACAAAATTTCCTAAACCTACAGCTCGTCCATCTCGTAGCGAAGGAAAGAACCCAG ATAGTGTAACCCCCACAGTGGAGCTCAATGCACTTTGCATGAAGCTGGGAAAGAAACCTATGTACAAACCTATTGATCCTTATACAGGGATGAGATCCACCTACAACTATAATATAAGAGGTGGTGCTTATCCGCCACG GTACTTTTACCCATTTCCTGTTGGACCCTTACTTTATCAAGTTGAGCTCTCTATTGGAGGACAGCAATTTCATGGGAAAGGAAGAACAAGACAGGCTGCTAAGCATGATGCAGCTGCTAAAGCACTGAAAGTTTTGCAGAATGAGCCCCTGCCTGAAAAACCAGAG TTTTTCCCTCTGAAACAGGTGACCAAGGAAAGTGGTCCTCCCCACATGAAGAGCTTTGTAACCAAGGTGTCGGTTGGGGAATTTATGGGTGAAGGTGAAGGAAAAAGCAAGAAGATCTCTAAGAAAAATGCCGCAATAGCAGTCCTAGAAGAACTGAAAAAACTGCCCCCCCTTCCTACGGTTGAGAAAATGAAGCCACgaatcaaaaagaaaacaaaatcaatagTGAAA CTGCAAACAAGCCCAGAATATGGCCAAGGAATGAATCCTATTAGCAGACTTGCTCAGATACAGCAggccaaaaaagaaaaggagccaGAGTATATGCTCATCACAGAACGTGGTCTTCCAAGGCGCAGGGAATTTGTTATGCAG GTGAAAGTTGGTGTGCACACAGCTGAAGGAATGGGTACGAACAAGAAAGTAGCTAAACGCAATGCAGCTGAAAACATGTTGGAGCTTTTAGGTTTCAAAGTCCCTCAACCTCAACCCCCTAAACCAGCATTAAAAACGGAAGAGAAG ACACCAGTAAAGAAACCAGGTGATGGAAGAAAAGTAACCTTCTTTGAACCAGGCTGTGAAGAAACTTCAACTA GTAATAAAGATGATGAGTTTAGGATGCCTTATCTCAGCCATCAGCAGCTTCCAGCTGGAATTCTTCCCATGGTCCCTGAGGTTGCACAAGCTGTAGGAGCCAATCAAGGACATCACACCAAAGAGTTCAGTAGGgcagcccccaaccctgccaagGCTACAGTAACGGCCATGATTGCTAGAGAGCTATTATATGGTGGTACTTCTCCTACTGCTGAGACCATATTAAAGAATAACAACTCATCAAGCCACGTACCCCATGGACCACTCACTAGACCCTCTGAACAGTTGGACTTTCTTTCCAATGTTCAGGGCATCCAG GTTGAATATAAAGACTTTCCCAAAAATAACAAGAATGAGTTTGTATCTCTTATAAACTGTTCCTCTCAGCCACCACTGATCAGTCATGGAATTGGAAAGGATGTAGAATCTTGCCATGATATG GCTGCACTGAACATTTTAAAGTTGCTGTCTGAGTTGGACCAACAAAGTACAGAGATGCCAAGAACAGGAAATGGACCAATGTCTGT ATGTGTGAAACAAGAAAtggaaagcgaccctctcctcaAACCGGCTAACTCAAACACTTTGGGACAAACACTGGACAGCACTGCCTAA
- the STAU1 gene encoding double-stranded RNA-binding protein Staufen homolog 1 isoform X2 → MSQVQIQNPSAALSGSQILNKNQSLSQPLSIPSTTSSLPSENAGRPIQNSALPSASVTSTSAAAAPSNMANPKEKTPMCLVNELARFNKIQPEYKLLSEQGPAHSKVFTVQLTLGDQHWEAEGTSIKKAQHAAAAKALEGTKFPKPTARPSRSEGKNPDSVTPTVELNALCMKLGKKPMYKPIDPYTGMRSTYNYNIRGGAYPPRYFYPFPVGPLLYQVELSIGGQQFHGKGRTRQAAKHDAAAKALKVLQNEPLPEKPEVNGKEPDDENLNKSEISQVFEIALKRNLPVNFEVTKESGPPHMKSFVTKVSVGEFMGEGEGKSKKISKKNAAIAVLEELKKLPPLPTVEKMKPRIKKKTKSIVKLQTSPEYGQGMNPISRLAQIQQAKKEKEPEYMLITERGLPRRREFVMQVKVGVHTAEGMGTNKKVAKRNAAENMLELLGFKVPQPQPPKPALKTEEKTPVKKPGDGRKVTFFEPGCEETSTSNKDDEFRMPYLSHQQLPAGILPMVPEVAQAVGANQGHHTKEFSRAAPNPAKATVTAMIARELLYGGTSPTAETILKNNNSSSHVPHGPLTRPSEQLDFLSNVQGIQVEYKDFPKNNKNEFVSLINCSSQPPLISHGIGKDVESCHDMAALNILKLLSELDQQSTEMPRTGNGPMSVCVKQEMESDPLLKPANSNTLGQTLDSTA, encoded by the exons ATGTCTCAAGTTCAAATTCAGAATCCATCTGCTGCCCTTTCGGGGAGCCAAATCTTGAATAAGAAccagtctctctctcagcctTTGAGTATTCCTTCTACCACTAGTTCCCTGCCCTCTGAAAATGCAGGTAGACCTATTCAAAATTCTGCTTTACCCTCTGCATCTGTTACATCCACCAGTGCAGCTGCAG CTCCTTCTAACATGGCAAACCCCAAAGAGAAAACCCCAATGTGTCTTGTGAATGAGTTAGCCCGTTTCAACAAGATTCAGCCTGAGTATAAGCTTTTGAGTGAGCAAGGTCCAGCTCATTCTAAG GTGTTTACAGTGCAGCTGACTCTTGGGGACCAGCACTGGGAAGCTGAAGGAACTAGTATTAAAAAAGCTCAACATGCGGCAGCTGCCAAAGCATTGGAAGGGACAAAATTTCCTAAACCTACAGCTCGTCCATCTCGTAGCGAAGGAAAGAACCCAG ATAGTGTAACCCCCACAGTGGAGCTCAATGCACTTTGCATGAAGCTGGGAAAGAAACCTATGTACAAACCTATTGATCCTTATACAGGGATGAGATCCACCTACAACTATAATATAAGAGGTGGTGCTTATCCGCCACG GTACTTTTACCCATTTCCTGTTGGACCCTTACTTTATCAAGTTGAGCTCTCTATTGGAGGACAGCAATTTCATGGGAAAGGAAGAACAAGACAGGCTGCTAAGCATGATGCAGCTGCTAAAGCACTGAAAGTTTTGCAGAATGAGCCCCTGCCTGAAAAACCAGAG GTTAATGGaaaagaaccagatgatgaaaaTCTCAATAAATCTGAAATAAGCCAAGTTTTTGAGATTGCACTTAAAAGGAACTTGCCTGTGAATTTTGAG GTGACCAAGGAAAGTGGTCCTCCCCACATGAAGAGCTTTGTAACCAAGGTGTCGGTTGGGGAATTTATGGGTGAAGGTGAAGGAAAAAGCAAGAAGATCTCTAAGAAAAATGCCGCAATAGCAGTCCTAGAAGAACTGAAAAAACTGCCCCCCCTTCCTACGGTTGAGAAAATGAAGCCACgaatcaaaaagaaaacaaaatcaatagTGAAA CTGCAAACAAGCCCAGAATATGGCCAAGGAATGAATCCTATTAGCAGACTTGCTCAGATACAGCAggccaaaaaagaaaaggagccaGAGTATATGCTCATCACAGAACGTGGTCTTCCAAGGCGCAGGGAATTTGTTATGCAG GTGAAAGTTGGTGTGCACACAGCTGAAGGAATGGGTACGAACAAGAAAGTAGCTAAACGCAATGCAGCTGAAAACATGTTGGAGCTTTTAGGTTTCAAAGTCCCTCAACCTCAACCCCCTAAACCAGCATTAAAAACGGAAGAGAAG ACACCAGTAAAGAAACCAGGTGATGGAAGAAAAGTAACCTTCTTTGAACCAGGCTGTGAAGAAACTTCAACTA GTAATAAAGATGATGAGTTTAGGATGCCTTATCTCAGCCATCAGCAGCTTCCAGCTGGAATTCTTCCCATGGTCCCTGAGGTTGCACAAGCTGTAGGAGCCAATCAAGGACATCACACCAAAGAGTTCAGTAGGgcagcccccaaccctgccaagGCTACAGTAACGGCCATGATTGCTAGAGAGCTATTATATGGTGGTACTTCTCCTACTGCTGAGACCATATTAAAGAATAACAACTCATCAAGCCACGTACCCCATGGACCACTCACTAGACCCTCTGAACAGTTGGACTTTCTTTCCAATGTTCAGGGCATCCAG GTTGAATATAAAGACTTTCCCAAAAATAACAAGAATGAGTTTGTATCTCTTATAAACTGTTCCTCTCAGCCACCACTGATCAGTCATGGAATTGGAAAGGATGTAGAATCTTGCCATGATATG GCTGCACTGAACATTTTAAAGTTGCTGTCTGAGTTGGACCAACAAAGTACAGAGATGCCAAGAACAGGAAATGGACCAATGTCTGT ATGTGTGAAACAAGAAAtggaaagcgaccctctcctcaAACCGGCTAACTCAAACACTTTGGGACAAACACTGGACAGCACTGCCTAA